A segment of the Aptenodytes patagonicus chromosome 3, bAptPat1.pri.cur, whole genome shotgun sequence genome:
TGGGAGACTCATGAAACACATGACAGGAACGCGTCTCTGCAGGGTCCGGGCATGTGGGAGGGGAAGTGGCTTCATGCCCATCGCTGGTCCcatctccatcccatcccatcccatcccatcccatcatCAACCCCtatctgctccctgcctgctccaagGGTACCAGAAACCTCAAACTGCTGCTCCAAATAAAATGAAGCTTAATTCAAGCAGCTGTTTGCAGCAGCTCGGTATCCGATAGCCCCGGGGGCGaggggagctgggctttgctTCACCAGCTGCGTGAGTCTATCAAATAAAAGATTTTCTGTCTCCTTCCAAGCCTGTCTCACCACAAGCTGATGGATTAGTCACACATTAGCTATCTCCACTCCTTATTTCAAAAGCATTATAAAAGCTCATTAAGACGCAATTGCAAGTATTTTAAATTTGCCCAAGCTTCAAAATATTCATCTTGAAATGAAGCGGCTCCATGAGGTTTTTACGGGTGCGGAAAATAAGGGGATGCAAGAGGTTTGGCTGCTGGCGGAGCCGTTCCTCCGAGGAAAACTGGCTTTTCCAGCCATGAAGAGCAACCTCAACAGCTGCTGTGGCTCCTCCACCACCTCCATGAGGGTGCAAGAGCTGGAGGCAGCCCAAGGCCACTCACCAGGGACTTCTCCTCCTGCCGCAGCCACTGGTAGTCCTCCAccatctgcttctgctgcttgtcCAGGACCTGCCGCATCTTGAGCCTCTCAATTTCCCAGAGCTTCTGcgcctcctccctgctgctgggacGGAGGAAATCTTCCTCCTGGTGTGCAGAGCCGGCGGTGACCGGGGGGCTCAGGAgtcagagcccccccccccagttttggCACAGGAGCCAGAGCCTGCTCCGTGCATGCAAGCCATGCACCAGACCCCAACAGCTGTGAACCCCCAAACTGAATTTGGGGAGCACTTGGGTTTCCAGCAGGGagagaaaaccacccgctggcCCCAAATCTCCCACCGCCGCATCCCGGCACTTTCCAGCCCCGTCTGTGAGCCATGGGCAGCATGTACGGGCCGACTTGGGGAGCGGCTCATCGTGCTCACGGCACAGACGCACTCGGCACCGCGGCTGTGCCGGCACACTGGGCAGAGCACCCCAACACCCGGCTCTGATTTTGGGGCTGGAGTAACTGCGCTCAGGCTGCAAACCACCACTGGCATTTCAGGTGACAACGCCGAGAATGAGGAGCCGACCCAAAGCCCCGAGGAGTGGCAGCCACCCGTCCCCTGCTCGTTTTTGGGGATGCCGTGCTAGCCACTTGTCCACCAACATGCCTTCACCGGGATGTGCACGCAAACGTGCGTGGCGGGGGGGCTGGAGACACCCCGAAGCCCTTCATGGGCTCGATCCCTCCAGCCCGCAAACGGCACCCGTGGGGTGACAGGATTTGGCCCTCCCGCAGCCGGGTCGGGAGCAACATTGAGCTCaaagcagcagaggcagcagcacagagcgGAGCGTGGTACAGCTAGCATCCCTCCCACCGAGCCCTCGCCTCCTGTGAGGTCCCCGGCGTGCCCGGGACGAGGCCACCCGAGACCGGGATGTCCTCTGGATGCCGCGGGATGGGGGAAGCCCTCTCCTTACCCTCATGCTGTGGCGTTTGAAGACGTTGTGGCGGTTGAGCGgcggggtgtgcagggagttggCTGGAGACTGGTACTCGATGGGGCTGGTGAGCGTAGGCGAGCTGGCACACAGACCCTCGGGCACCTGCgggcgggccggggagggggcgggcagcggggcggcgcAGGCACAAAACAAGGccacgggggggggggttagTGCGGACAGATGGACGGACGGAGCAGACAACGCGGGGTAGAGCGGCTTTTGCACCAGGATCAGCCTCTGCCCTCGTGCCCGTCGGTGCAGCAGGCTCAGGACCTTCCTCCCTGCTCGGCTCTTCCTCGCCCTGAGCACGGGCTTGAGAcctcctgtgctgctgcctgaacccctgcccagccccaaaaGAGCACCCAAAATAGTTGCTCTTGAGGGCTTCACCCTGATGCTGCAGGGACCAGCACCGGCCCTTGCAGAGGGGGAGACCTGTGCTCCTGTCACGGGGCAGCCAAAATCAGCCCAGGTAACACCAGAGAGCAGCaaacctcctctcctcccagccgtGCATGCAAACCGGCCGGTGCCGAGCGTGCAGACTGCCCTTCCCTGGGGTGAAAGCCTCTCTGCCAGCTCCGAGGGACGGACAAAacgcagggcaggcagggcagggcagggctgagccctgagCGGTGCGGTGTCCTGCTGGCAAGGCGGCGGGAGGCGTTTGGTGGTGGCGTGGGGCACCTCGGAACCCCAAAAGCCACGAGCCCCTGAGACCTTGAGCTCCAGGCAGGGCTTTCCGGCATCAACCCCTTTGCTCAGGTCCCTGTGGGATGGTCCAGCCGTGCAACCTTACCTGGAACTGCAGCTTGGGAGCCAGGAGGTTGCTCTGGGGTGGTGGCTTGTACCTGGGTCtgctgggctgcggggagcggAGGAGGGAGAAATGCACGGTGAGTGCAAGATCGGGGAGGTCCCACTTCTGCAGCACCCATCAGCGGGTCGAGGCGGGGAGGTGAacctgcctgcactgcccgcacgGGCTCTGCCCTCTCCTCACCTTCGGAGGTGGCTCCTGGAAGGACGGCGGCTCCATGATTTTGGGAGGCCGGTGGCGGTtgttcctctcctgctccttgGCCAGCTCCTTCTCCATCAGGTAAATGTCACTGCAGGGGGAGACGGAGGGTGACAGCCCCAGGAGGGAGTATTGGCACATCTCCCATAGCCCAGAGCGTGGGGATGCTTGAGCTGGATGGGCCATGGAAAACGTGAGGGAGCAAGGAGGGAtgggaagagagaagggaaaggactGGGAGGACAGAGCATGGTCCTGGCCGGCCACACCAGCATCACCATGGCTGGCCCCAGTAAGATGTGGGGTCAGGACTCCCCTGCAAGACCCCTCCCTGGGaagcaaagtatttccatttCAGCCCAGGCACCGCCACCACCACCCTGGGGGCAGGTGAGCTCAAATGGTCTCAAATAGTCCTTTGAGTTTGGACTCAGCCAGAAAACTCCAGACCCAAAATCTTGCACGgcttcatttttctccttcaccCACTTGCCCACCCCTCCATCAAACCACGGGACCCCCCCAGCCCATCATCAGTCCCCCGCCTCCCCGCTCACCTCAAGTTGCAAACCAAGTCCTTGAACTTGGGCCTTTCGCTGGGGTCGTAGTCCCAGCAGCGCGTCATGAGGGTGTAGAGGACGGGGGGGCAGAGGTCGGGCTTGGGCAGGCGGTCACCCCTCTCCAGCACCCCAATCACGTCCTTGTTCTCCAGCCAGAAGAAGGGCTGCTTGCCGTAGCTCAGGATCTCCCACATGCACACAGCTGTGGGAGCAACATGAGCAACCTCAACTGATGCTAGAGCTGGGGGACCAGCCCCTCGCTTGGGTTTTTGGGGACCTGGTGACAGTGCCACGCTTTGCCGCGTGACACCAGGTCACTCGGCTGCTCGGCCTTTCTGGTCCCTGGGtggaaaatgcagaggaaagagCTGCCTGCTCTCCCGGGGAGCTGCAAGGAGCCCAGCTCCTggttgctgctggccaaagggcTGTTAGGGACGGACAGACGGTCAGATGAGCACCAGAGGCCATGGGGATGGGCTGAAAGGCAGGGAGATGGCTATTTGCAGGGTCTAGAATTTAACTCAGCCCCCTGACTGTCCTGAAttcactggaggaggaggaagcacttAATGATGGTTGAATTGCAAGAAGCTCTGCCCCAGGAGCCCTTTCCCCAAGGGCCAGGCCGGGATAACCGCCCCGCTCCGGAGCAGGATTTGTCCCCGTGCGTTCAGGTGATGCCATGGGAGGCAGACAATGCCCGGGACTCTGCTCCGGCCCCCTTCCACCACGCACCGAACATCCAGACGTCGCTGGCCGTCGTGAAGCGGCGGAAGTTGATGGACTCGGGTGACATCCACTTGATGGGGAGACGGGTGACGGACGCTGGAGGGAGAGACAGAGGGGGGCCGTGCTCACCGCAGGGGGGAtggagcagccccagcacaggcagggcagggcagcgagGTCTCACCAGGGTCTctgccccagccccttcccaccaccccgTCCTGCTCTTGCAGGGAGCCCCACTGGCTCTGCCATCCAGAGAAATCCCTGCTCCAACCTCACAGGGTTGGAGCGAGCCCCAGCCCCATCACGCAGCTCTTACCTTTATAGTACTCCTCGTCCTCGATGTACCTGGAGAGCCCGAAGTCTCCCAGCTTCACGCACTCTGGGGAGGCCACCAGGACGTTCCTCACGGCAATATCCCTGCAAGGAGAGAGACccttggctggggagaagggatggagaagggatggagaagggatggagaagggatggaaaagggatggagaaggagagCTCACACCCGGACAACCAGCTCACCCAGCTGCAAAAGGGGTCTGCAGCAAAGGATGCTgccagcctctgcctctgcccgctcctgctccccacctgcctGTCCCCCCACGGTCTCTGCCGTCCCCTGCCTCTCCCGGCATCCTGCCCGGCTCCTTTTCCCTCCTGCCCTACCTGTGCACGCAGTTGATGGCCTCCAGGTAGGCCAGGGCTTTGCTGATCTGCAGCGCGTAGAGGACGAGCGTGGGCACAGTGAGGCAGTGCTTGTTCTGCTCCAGGTATTGCCCCAGCTGCAATGGGACGAGCGAGGGGGGCTGAGCAGGGGCAGGAAGGGTGGCAGGGGGACGGGACGGGCTCCAGCAGTGGGACCCCGCTCACCTCTCCGTAGGGGTAAAGCTCCATGATGATCCAAGTGGGCTCCTCTTCCGCGATGCCAATGAGCTTCACGATATGGGGGTGGTCCAGCTTCTTCATCAGCACTGTGGGAAGACCACGTCAGACACTCTGCAATGGGGAGCCCCACCTCCAGGAGCCCAAACCCCTGTCCTGGGGTGTAGGGGCAGGTCTCTGCCATGAAGCCGGAGACAGAGCAGGAGGAATTGCCAGGGATAGCCTAGTACATCCCCAAAGGGGTTGGGGCTCCTGATTTCCAGCTCCCCAGGGATCTACATCCAGGTGGTGGCTGTCTGCTCTCATGCAAGGATTCAgcagcttttcttcccccccccccccccaagtagcCATCCCTTCcataaaacaagtattttggaGAACAGACGTGTCACAGGGGCGAGGGCACGGgacacctccctcctcctgctctgtccTGCATGGCAATGGCAATTTGTTCCCATGCCAGGGCAGGGTTCTGTCATCCTGTCTCTAACACCCCACCATTGCAACGCTGCAAACACTGCCAGGCCCCCCACATCTGTCCTCTGCCCGCCTATGtgagccccggggcagggctgagcaggctctgcaccccccctccccccccccccccaaagggcaGCAGGACCCTCCAGCGTACCCGCTTCGCTCAGGAACTTGTCCTTGTTCTCCGGGCTGCAGTCCTTCTTGCAGGTCTTCACAGCCACGTTGATCCGCTCCCCTTTCTGCAAagagaaggaggggtgggggctGCTTTACCCGGCTCCCCCCGGCCATGGAGaaggcgggcagggcagggagagggcaggacaCTCACTGGGGTGGTGTAGATCCCATCGTAGACCTCTCCGAAGAAGCCTTCTCCAAGGATCCTGCCCAACGTGACGTCCTCCCGGGAGATCCCGTAGTGCTGGACTTCAcggacaggggagcagggcagaagtGGCAGCACCAGCGGGCGGGAAGCTGCCTGgacccctgcccaccccgtggACAGAGCCCCCACGCTAAGCGGGAGACGTTGGCGATCCCTGGGTACCGGCCCGCTCCATCACCCCCTCGGCAAGGACCCACAGGTCCTGCCCCCTGGCACACGGGGTGATGCCAGCTCCTTTAGCCCCTCTGCGGGGTAAGGTGGGCAGTGCAGGCAAACCCTTGTTCCCAGCTTTggggggatggggtgggaaattggggtgggcagggggaggtgggagggtTTGGTTGGGGTGCTGGGAGGCGGGCAAGAGGGCACCCAGGGGGGTGGCACCTACCTCCAGACCTCGGTCTTGAAGACTCATCAGGGATTTCAGCATAAATATCGGAGTCTAGGGCAAGAAGGAGGTTGCAGGCAGGGATTCAGGCAGCTCGCCGGGCAGGGGGGTTTCTGCAGCCCCTGCAGGCACCACGGCCGGCCCTCGCCCAGGATGCTCGGCTGCATCGCGACCCCCCAGGCAAAGGGGGTCCCCAAATCCCCGTGCACTGGTGTTCCACAGCcctgcctccatcccctgggctggtgggaaggggggagaggagccGAAAACTCACCCACGCTCACGCTGTCCGACAGCGTGGACTGCCTTTCCTCCAGGTGcctgtggggtgggaggaggtcGGGGtgagggagcagggtgggggggcaGGACGGGGTCCTAGCCCCGCTCCGGGGCCAGGGGCTACTCACGGGGCCGGGATCTGCGGCAGGCTGATCCTCTTCTCCCGCTCTGCGGAGAGGACAGCAGAACAGTCATTTCCCGGCCACCCCCATCAGAGCCTGACAGGCGCTGGGCCCCCCCGCAATGCCTTGACCACACGTGCAGTGAGTTTGGCGGGTCTCAGCTGGGGTCACTCCAAAGCCACGGGCGATGCTGTGGCCATGGAGAGAgtggagaagggcttgggggGGCACGGGTGGGTACCCTGCTGGGGTCGGTGCCCCCCAGGGAGCTCACCTCTCCTGGGGAAGACGATGAGGGAGGTTTCCAAGTCCCCTTGCAGCCGGCAGTAGCCGTCGATGAGGTCGGCCATGTTCTCCGCCTCGGCCAGAGAAGCTGTCTTGATAGCCAGGGACTGGGGGAGatggcagggacagggggacgggtgagcccagagctggggcagggggatgctggGACGGGGGGGGGTCCCCCCCTTCTCTCCACCTTGGGGTAGCTCGGTGACCAcccccctgctctgcagcagatcCCAGTTTCTCCAGCATCGTCCTTCCCAGCACCCCAGGACACGCCGGCCAACACGCCCggcaccaaccccccccccccgggcaggggTGGACCCTTGGGGCAGGGGCACCCCCAGGGAAGCTTGGACATGCCCTGCTTTGGGGGAGAGTCTCCCCTCAGccggggctggaggcaggagctCTCTCGGTAGAAACGGAGCCATCCACCAAGTCCTGCCTAACCCACAGGGATGCGATGCCTCCCCATGGCACTGGGGGatcccccatcccacccacacCCCCCAGCACCTGGGGCACACCCCCCCCTGCAATGCCTTCTCACCTGGGGGGTGCCActgagccccagctgcagcacagcccgGCCCTCCTCCACACTGGAGCACTTGATGGACTTGATGTGCTTGAATTCGGCCAAGCACgtgggctggggagagaggcagagccCCGGCGTCGACTTTAATCACCGACTTAAGAGCAGagacccccccccctccccatccagCACCCAACACCCCCATCCCCCCGTACCTTGGCCTCCTTGCTCGTCATCTGCCGGATGCCCTTGGGTCCAATGACCAGGTCCACTGTGATGTTCCACCCTTGCTGGGGGGGCAGCAGAAGGAGGATGCaaattttgggggggagggtgtaCCCCCAGAGCCAGGTCGCCCCCCCTCAACCTGCTGCACCCTGGGAAAAAATCACCTTCCCGGAGGGACTTGGAGAGAGGATGGTTTGGAGCAGGGATGGTGGGTGGTGCAAGGCAAGGAGCCCAGTGTgggtgtttttcctcctcctggccccaAAGGGGTTCCCAGCGCTCCTGGTTTGCCGCCTTCTCGCCCCAAAGGGGTTCAGCAAACTTCAGGCACTGGTTCGCACACAGCGGGCTTGGACCCCTGGCTGTGGAAGGTCCCCAGAGCCCCcgctgcacccccagcccctctcagCAATCAGCATCCTCCAAAAAGGCCCCCCCAAGATCTCCCCCCgctgtggggaggggagagatgcTCAGCTTCCCCTCGGGGAGgtgatgccgggggggggggggctgcaggatcAGCAATCCCCTCCCCAGAGGATTTTGGGTTTGTGCCTCCCTTGGGGGACAGCGAGTGATTTCCAAACCTTGGAAACTCCCCGCGGGGTCTCCCCTGAGCTCAGCGTGGCCGAGCTCCTCTCCAAGCCTGGGTActgtggcagggagcagcccacaGCAGGGTGGCTTTGTCCACGCTGCCACCTGCGAGCATCCCGCTCTGCACCGCCCAAACGGTGCCAGGGGATGCTTCGGGTGGCAGCCCGCTGCCCCGCCGTGCAGGGTTAATTAACAGCTTAAGAGCACTGATGACCGTGGTTGCATCTCTAGCAAGACTTTGCTGGGTTTAAGGGCACGGGGCATGCAGTCTCAAACACCAGCTCGTGATGGAGGTTGTCCTCATCCTGCACTGTCCCCCCTGCACACTgcctggcccggggaggggggggcacagccaatgCGCCTGGCCCCAGAGCACCCTGGGCAGGTGGACGcgctcccatcccatcccatcccatctcatcccatcccatctcatcccatctcatcccatcccatcccattcgGCGGACTCACGATGAGCTCGCAGCGGTAGCTCTCCTGGTCGATGTTGGCGAAGGTGGCGAGGGTGTGGAGGAACTTGAGGATGCACTCCTCCTCCCGCAGCAGCGCGTACTGCTGGAAGGTCTGCTGGATCATCTTCCGAAACTGCTTGGGCTGTGGGCACAGCGGCCGCTAGCCACGCCGGGCACGTGCCAGGCACGCAGCGGGGATGTGGGGTGCAGAGGGTGTGAGCTGCACACAGATACAGGCACGCACACGGACACAGGCACGCACACAGACATGGGCATGCACATGGACACGGGCACACACACGGACATGGGCACGCACACGGACACGGGCACGGACACGGGCATGCACACAGACACGTGCATGCACATGGACACGGGCACACACACGGACATGGGCACGCACACGGACACGGGCATGGACACGGGCATGCACACAGACACGTGCATGCACATGGACATGGGCACACACACGGACATGGGCACGCACACAGACACGGGCATGCACACGGATACAGGCACAGACACGGGCACACACATGGACACGGGCACACACATGGACACGGGCATGCACACggacacaggcacacacacagacacaggcaCGCACATGGACACGGGCACGCACATGGACACGGGCACACACACGGACATGGGCACGCACGCACTCACCTGCAAATATGAATATGCACCCACAAATATGCACATGCATCTGTGTGCACGCCCATGCATGTCCACACGTGTGCACGTGCCAGCATGCCTCCGTGTGCGCATGCTCGCTCACGTGTACTCGAGCGTGGGcagatgtgcatgcacatgtgtgcgCAAGCCAATGTGTGCACAAACAGCCACATGCGTGCATGCCTACGCGCACATGCGTGTGCATGCAGATGCATCATCACGCGTGAGCAGATGTGCCTGCATGCGTACATCTGCATAGATATACATGCATACGTATGCACATGCATGCAAATACACCTTCACATGTGTGAGCAGACGTGCCTATACGTGCAAATCCACCCGTGCACACTGATATGCACAGGAGCACACACAGCCCTGCATGTgaatgcacacacagagggagaCGCAACTTCACAAGTGCGGGCAGATGTGCACGTACATGTGTGTGCAAGCCCACGCACGCACACCGATGCGCACACCTGGCCCCATATGTGCATGTATACGCACATGCACACGGGTGTGGGCATGCAGATACGTCTTCACGTGTGTGAGCACAACCGCACACGTGCACAAGTGCAGGCGGCTGTGCACACACGTGCAAATCTATGCGCACACTTCGATGCGCGCACATGAGCACCCCCAGCCACGTCCGTGCACGCTCACGCACCTTGCACTCatgcacccagccctgcctgtccgCACCCACACACGTCCCTCACCTTCAGGTTCTCCTGCATCTGGCTGGGGAAGAAGAGGTCCAGACCCACCTCCTTCCTGGAGAGCAGAGACCCCCGTGCGCATTAACAGCCCCGCGGGGACCCCCACTCCCGGGGCTGGGCGGGGGcctccctggggagctgcagaccggggaaggggtggggggggggatgcacCAAGCAAAGTGGGTGCCGAGGGGCAAGGGGGACCTCCTGGGGGAGAAGCCGCCCACCCAGCGCAGGGTGAAAGGTTCCCGTCTCCCCCTCCTCGCACCCTCCCCGtcagcagggcaggaggatgAGGGGCTGCGGGAGGATGAGGAActgcaggaggatgaggaaggcCATCTGCAGATCCCCAGCCCCTCAGGACCGGCTGGACGGGGAGGGGGGGTTAGGGGTAAGGGGTTTTCTGCCCAGCGGGACGGGCTGTGCCTACTCACTCCAGGAACTCGAAGTTGGACTTCTTATCCAGCGCGTTTTGAGGCATGTCCTTATAAAACCTCCTGAGAGAAGGGAGGGACATCAGACAGCCGCCCTGCGCTCACGTCCCCCCCGCCACGTCCCCCCACCACGGCAAAGAAAGAGCTGGAAACTCCCTTCTCTCCTGCAAAACCCTCCACGGCCCCAGACCCCGctccccccatcctccccagccctcccactGCAGCAGACGGGCCAGGACAGGTGGAGGCACGTACCTGAGCTCGaggcagcccagctgcagggccATGCCTTCGCTCACCTTGCTGGCGTAATTCTGCATGTACTCGCTCCGGAGCTGCCGAGGAGACGCGGGGGTCAGGAGGCGGAGGGGACGCTGGCAGGGGATGCTGGCAGGGGACGCTGGCAGGGGATGCTGGCAGGGGACGCTGGCAGGGGATGCTCACAGGGGATGCTCACAGGGTCCACACCCTCCCGCATCCCgtgctgggatgcagcaggggCAGGAGCGGGGTGAAGGGGCTGGGACTGGCTGTCCCTGATGGAGATGGGATGCGGATGCGACCACAGGGGCTGCCCGTCAGCAGCCCAGGGTGAAGGTGAATGGGCTGCAAGGTCTTGGACCTCTTGGGAGTCACTTTTTCTGGGCCGGAGAGGAGGAAAcgccctcctggagctggggggTGGGTCAGCTGGAGAGCAGACCTGGCTGGGGCTAGGAGACCCCCGGGGCCGCCTCTGACCTGCTGGTAGAAGTAGAGCAAGGTGGTCCTGTCCTCTTTGAATCGCTCCACGAAATCCTCTGGCAGATAGCGGATCTGGAGATCGTACCTGGCAACAGGAGAGTCCCTCGATGAGGACCATGCTGGAGGAGCTTTCCCTCTaatggggctctgtgcccctgtcCCATGTGGGTTTGGGGACACGGAGAGGGACACCACCACCATGGGGTCCTACCTCCACTCAGCCTCCAGGTGCAGGCACTCGTACTTCTCCTGCACTTCGCCCACCGTCAGGTCTGGGTGCAACCAGTGGATCTCGTCCGACTTCACATGTTTCAGGCGGAGCCCATAGCACTCGGCCAGCTTGATGTCAGGCCCGATGCGACCGCTCACCAGGATGGACCTGATCACCTCCTGGGGTGGAAAGGAGCAGGGCTGAGACCCGAGCTTCCCCAGCCGGGCTCCAGATGAGCTTTACATAgcaggaaaatgaggaggaaataCAGCACAACCGCAACACAAATGTCCCTGGAGTGAAAACACAGCCCCGGGCACAGTCATCAGCCCCAGCGGTCTCCATGTGAAGCCTCCAAAGATGCCTCCAGCTTGCTCTGCAACAACCCACAGGCTGAACATGTCTCATCCAACCTCCCAGAGATGTTTTGGTCGGGGATAAAAGCCCAGCTGGGTCATTTCCACCCTTCCTTACGCCTCAGCTGAGCTACACCCGATGCACGGCATCGGTTGCGAGCAGGTAGCAAAGCAGACACCATTGTTGCCGGTGAGCTTGCAGTGCAGCTTGTTTCTCCTGCCCCAGAACTGGAGCAGTGCGGGCAGGGAGTGCCCAGGACCCTGCCCGGCCTCTGCTCTCACTCTGGCCGCCGAAAAGCCAACTAAAAGCTGATGGTTATTAACACAATCAGTGGCCAAGCTGTCCTCGAGGAGTGACCGCCGCCGGCTTGCTCCACTCCTGTGTCCTGCTGGCTGCGCTCCCATCCCTGTGTTGGGGACAGCCAGACCGTTGCCATTTCATGGCTTCACTTGCATTTCCCCTCCCCAGGCATCTCCTTCCCAGCCTGATGAGTCCTCTCCCGCTCCGACCCCTCCTCTGAAACCTTCTGCTATGCCCACAACCTCCTCCTGGAGGTGAGAGGAGGGCgacagccctgtccccctccacGTCCCACCAGTTGAGGAACAACCCTCAGCTCAGCTGTACTTTGGTCGCCTCCCTGTGACTTCATCGCAATGCACTGTCCCGAGGACCTTGCCCCAGGAGAAGGCACAGCATCACCCATTGCACCCAGGGCCTGCATCCCTCCTGGTGGACACCAACCCTGCAGCACCCAAGCGCAGAGCTGGCGCTGGCCGGCAGGTCCCCAGCGCCCACACATCTTCCcctggctgggaagctgcaggaCGCCAGGTAGGAAGGGTGAGGAGCACATTTCCAGCCCAAAGCCACCATGTCCATGATGGAAAGGCACCAATAGCACCTTTTCTGTCCACCCAGCCCCATGTCCCCACAAGCAAAGGTCAGAAGTGGGATGCAGAAGTCCcagtggggtgggaggaaggaccTGGGTCCTGGCTTGCAGTACAGGCCAGAGAGCAAGAGGTGCTGCTGGCCTCGGAGCTGGGTGCACCCCCGGGGTGCCTAGGGGTGGCAGAGTCACCTGAGCAAGGCAGTGACACCACGACGTGGCCATGGGGAAATGCTGAGGGCTTGGGGCTGTGAAGGTCACTGTCCCCCTCACCACTGAGGACCCGTGGCCGTGCAGGTCAGCGGGGACGGAGGCAAGGtggggacccagctcctgccgGTCCCCAGCCTTCTCCTGGCATTGCGGGCTGAGCCCCAGCTCCGCAAGGCACCGTCGTGTCCCAAATCCACTTGTCCTCTGGCCTCCTCCCATTGCTGCCTGCACCGCTGTGCCCAAGGAAGTCTTCTCCAGGGCGAGATGAACCGTGGCCTGGAAACTCCGCTTTGGTGCCCACAAAGGAGACCAGCAGCAACTTGCCGGGGCCGATCCTCGCTGCAGGAATTGGCAGCGGGGACGACGAGCCCTCGCCCTTTCCAAACTCCCCTGGGCCACCAGAGATGGACAAATTTTCTCTCTATCCTCCAGGTTTTGGTGCTTCTCAGCCACAGGGCTCTGGGGGCTACCATGCCATGGGAAAGGGTGTCTGGAAGGGAGCTAGCTCTGATGCCGGGTGGACAAAACGgccccctctcccctgccttgTCCACCCCCCTGCCCACGTACCCGGATCTCCGTCGTCACGGGGCACTTCACCAGCTTGAAGTTCTTGCCCATGTTGAAGCTGTTGCTGTAGAAGCAGACCTTGAGGATGCGCATCTCCTCCTTATCCATCTCCAACGTCCCCATGC
Coding sequences within it:
- the PTK2B gene encoding protein-tyrosine kinase 2-beta isoform X1; its protein translation is MGWLSRLFNQLSWKGCSAPSAPGVVRMSAIPEALGRPRSSSSRSLAGTLEATVGMGTLEMDKEEMRILKVCFYSNSFNMGKNFKLVKCPVTTEIREVIRSILVSGRIGPDIKLAECYGLRLKHVKSDEIHWLHPDLTVGEVQEKYECLHLEAEWRYDLQIRYLPEDFVERFKEDRTTLLYFYQQLRSEYMQNYASKVSEGMALQLGCLELRRFYKDMPQNALDKKSNFEFLEKEVGLDLFFPSQMQENLKPKQFRKMIQQTFQQYALLREEECILKFLHTLATFANIDQESYRCELIQGWNITVDLVIGPKGIRQMTSKEAKPTCLAEFKHIKSIKCSSVEEGRAVLQLGLSGTPQSLAIKTASLAEAENMADLIDGYCRLQGDLETSLIVFPRREREKRISLPQIPAPHLEERQSTLSDSVSVDSDIYAEIPDESSRPRSGVQHYGISREDVTLGRILGEGFFGEVYDGIYTTPKGERINVAVKTCKKDCSPENKDKFLSEAVLMKKLDHPHIVKLIGIAEEEPTWIIMELYPYGELGQYLEQNKHCLTVPTLVLYALQISKALAYLEAINCVHRDIAVRNVLVASPECVKLGDFGLSRYIEDEEYYKASVTRLPIKWMSPESINFRRFTTASDVWMFAVCMWEILSYGKQPFFWLENKDVIGVLERGDRLPKPDLCPPVLYTLMTRCWDYDPSERPKFKDLVCNLSDIYLMEKELAKEQERNNRHRPPKIMEPPSFQEPPPKPSRPRYKPPPQSNLLAPKLQFQVPEGLCASSPTLTSPIEYQSPANSLHTPPLNRHNVFKRHSMREEDFLRPSSREEAQKLWEIERLKMRQVLDKQQKQMVEDYQWLRQEEKSLDPTVFMNNSAPLLLPEKETDYNGIAEFTGPPQKPPRLGAQSIHPAPTANLDRTDDTVYSNVMDLVQAVLQLKNEISLLPPEGYILVVKNVGLSLRKLIGSVDEILPILPAASRTEIEGTQKLLNKDLADLINKMRLAQQNAITSLSEECKRQMLTASHTLAVDAKNLLDAVDQAKVQANLVKLCLE